GCTGCAGCCGGTCCCGAGCCCCCAGCCCAGCAGGAGGAGCGCGCCCAGCGCAGCACGTCGCAATAGGGTAGCGGTCATGGTCAGATCCCTCCTCCGGTTAGAAGCCGACCCGCAGGCTTATGGTATACACGCGCGGAGCAGGGAGCGTGAGGAAGTCCTGCCCGTTCGTGATCGTGATGCCGCCGTTGAAGTTCACCTCGGGGTCGGGGTTGTTGTACTTGGTCGTAAGGAACAGATTCCGGCCCGCGGCCGTGATCACAAACGAGCGCAGGCTCTGCGCCCCGGGCAGCCGGCGCAGTATCGAGGTGGCGTCAAAGCTCAAGGCCAGCTCGTCGAGCCGGAAGAAATCGCCCGGCTGGATGTGGTTCTCCACCGTGGCGCTCTCACCCAGCAGGCGCACCAAGCGCTCGGCCGCTTGCCGATACTCCTCCGTTCCCGGTGTGAGCACGGGGATGTTCTCGTAGAAGCGGCGCGGCACATTGGTCCCGATCGAGAGCCCGAGCTTGCGCCGCAGCTCCAGGTACTCGCGGTTGTTCATGAAGTCGCCTGAGCGGGAGGTGAAGGCCAGCGTGTAGTTGAGCACCTTATGGCCCAGGGCATAGCGGCCGTTTCCGGAGAGCGTGAAGACGCGGAACAGGCGCACGTTCAGCCCCACGGAACCGGTGTAGATGGGAATGGGGGAGCCGTGATCGAAACGCTGCCCGTTCTCCTCAAGCTCAAAGCCGATGTAGCGGCCCTGCGCATCGAAGCGCGGCCCCTTCACGCGAGGCACATAGAAGGAGTTCCGGCGCAGGCCAGGCCGGATTACGGTGAAGCTGAAAGCGTCGAAGATGTCTGCGGCCCCGCCTAAGGTCTTGACCCGGTTGTCCTGGTAGGCGAAGGAGGCGTTGAGGGTGGTCTGTACGTTGCGCGTACGCACCGGCGTGGCATAAACGGATAGCTCGGCGCCCCAGGCGTCGATGCGGCCCACGTTGCGCGGAATGCCTCCGGAGTTTACGCCCGTGCCTTGAGAGGGCGGAAGCAGGAAGTTCACGATCGAGTTCGTGGTATACTGCCGGTAGTACGTGAACTCCAGCCCATAGCCGCCGCGGAGCTCAAAGTCGATTCCGCCCTCGATCTCGCGCGTGCGCTCCGGCTTAATGGCCGTGTTGCCGAAGCGGCTCACGACCAGGCCAGAGCCGTAGCCCGAAGCCGGCGTGGGGGACCAGAGCAGAGGTTGTCCGTCGAAGATCCCCGGAAGGGCGCCGGATTCGCCGTAGGCCACGCGGGCCTTGAAGAGGTTAAACAGGTTGAAGAAGCCGGGCAACAGGCCCAGCTGGTCCAAGCGCACGGAGAAGTCCGCGCGCGGGTAAAAGATGTTCCCCGCGTCCCGGCCGTAGGCGCTGGCGAAGTCCCAGCGGAAGCCGCCGGAGAAGAAGATCCGATCGTTCCAGTTGAACTCCTGCTGCAAGAACAGCCCGGCCTCGCGGGCGTTGGAGAAGGCCTCGTTGGCGTTGATGAAATCCAGACCGGCTCCAACGTTTTTCACGAGCTCAGAGCCGAAGTTTTGCTTCTGCACAAAGAAGGAGCGCTGCGTTACGATGAAGGCCTGCGTGCCCAGGATCGTCGTGGCCCGCAGCATGGCCACGGGATATGTGTAGCGGGCGCTGAAGTCGTAGTTGAACTGGTTGCGGCTGAGCTGAAAGATGTTCCGCTCACCGCGCACGCGGCCGGTATAGGTGAAGTTGGGCGGGAAGGTGGCGTCGTTGCGCGTATCCAGTCCGTCATAGCCCATCACGCCGCGCAGCTCTAGCCCCTGTATGGGCGCCCAGCTCATCTCAAGAGAGCCCACGAAGCGGTTTTCGCGGAACTTGTTCTCGATAGAGCGCACCGCCAGGCTATCGGTGAAATACCAGGTGCGCGGGGTCAAGAGCGTGTTGCCCAGATAGCCGAAGACGTTGTTGTCGTTCTGGGGCCGATCGTTCTCGGTGAGCGAAAAGAAGGAGTTCACCTTCAAGCTCACCCGGTCCGAGGGATAGGCGTCGAAGTTCGCGCGGAAGGAGCGGCGAAAGAGGCTATTGCTGGGCAGGTGCCCGTCTTCGCGGCGCAGATCGAGCGAGGTGTAGTAGCGCGTCCATCCCGCAGTGCCCTGAAGCGAGAGGGCGTGATCCTGGATGGGCCCGCGCCGAAAGAGCGCGTTGGCGACATCAGCCGTAAGGTAAATGTTGGGGTCGTATTTGCGGGCCTGCTCATTGTACCCGAACGTAGAGCGGTAGTCGATCTGGAGGGCGTTCGAAAGGCCCCGGGCGCGCTTGGTGGTGATGAGAATCACCCCGTTTTGACCGCTCGTGCCGTACAGAGCCCCACCGGCGGCGCCCTTGATGACCTCGATGGACTCGATGTCCTCTGGATTCAGCCCCGTAAGCGTGGAGTATTGCTGGCCTCCAACGCCGAAGCCTGTGATCTCGGTGTTGGTCACGCGCACGCCGTCGACGTAGATCACGGGCTGGCCCGTGCCGTAAAGACCGCCTCCGGAGCGCATAAAGAAGCGGAAGCCTCCACCGAGGTTGCCGGAGGGGTTGACGATTTGCAGCCCGGCGATCTTGCCCGAAACGAGCTGGGTCAGAGATGTGTACTGACCGCTCACTTCCAGGTTGGCCGTGCTGATGCGCGAGACCGAAACAGGCGCGATGGCCTTGGCCGTGCGCGAGGCTACGCCTGTTACGACGACTTCCTCTAGACCGCGCACGTCGATCTCCAGCCGGAAGTTGACCGTCACGGTCTCCCCGGCCCGGACGGTGATCTGCTCTTGCGCGCGTCGGTAGCCTACGAAGGAGGCCACAAGCGTATACGTGCCCGCCGGAACGCGCGCGATCACGTACTCGCCCTGCAGGTTCGCGGCCGCACCCAGCGTGGTGCCCTGCAGGACAACGTTTGCCCCCGGCAGGGGCTCCCCTGTGCCCCGATCCGTTACACGGCCCCGGATGGTCCCCTCCTGGGCCCAGGCAAGAAGGGGAAATCCCAAGCAGAGGAGGGTTAGTACGGTTCGGTTCATCATGCGCCTCTCCTTAAAGTTTTAGAAATCCACCCAACACCGTCGGCGTTCTGCACGGGGAAACGCTATTTCCCCCTAACAAACGTCCGTATTATTGGATGGGGCGCTCAGATTTGTCAAGTTCGGACTTTGCGCGCACAGGGGTTTTAGACGCAAATGTTACATTTTCGAGATCGAACGGTCGAAAATGTTGGCTGAATGGTTTTTTATGCGCCTCCAATGGTCTTAGCTTGGGCTCGGAGGTAGAATGCGCTGTTTTTGGGCTGTCGAGATCTCCCGAACGCTCTGGCCGCAGGTGGAGCAGCTGCAGCAGATGTTGCGGCGCGCGGGCGCAGCCGCCTCCTGGGCTCGGCCGGAGCAGCTGCACCTGACGCTCCATTTTCTGGGGGAGCAACCCGAAGCGGTGCTCGGAGCGCTTGAGCGCATCGGCCGACGGGCGACCTCCCAGGTGGGGCCCTTTTGGCTCTACAGCGACGCACCGGGCGCCTTTCCGGATCCGAACCGGCCTCGGGTTGTGTGGCTGGGCTTTCGGGAGGACGAAAACCTGAAACGGCTGCATCGGGCCCTTGGGCAGGAGCTTCGCGCATGGGGCTTTAGGCCCGAAGAGCGGCCCTTTCGGCCCCACCTTACGGTGGCGCGCCTTAAGCGGCCTATGCCCTTGCGAGACCTTCTGGAACGCTTCCCCTGGGAACCTGTGCCCCAGGCGGTGCGGGAGCTCGTGCTGTACAAGAGCGAACTACGCCCCGAGGGGGCCCGCTACAGGGCTCTTCTTGCGCTGCCCCTTGTCGGGGCATAGCCCCAAGCTCACCCTGAAAAAAACCACCCCCCTCCGGTGCGGAGGAGGGTGGGACCTCGGGAAGCACGCCGTCTACGCCACGGCGCGATTTGGGGTTACGCGGGAGGTCTTGTGGGGTCCTGCAGGCGGAAGCGAACCGGGATCGCAAAGCGCACCCATACGGCTTTACCCCGCTGCCGGCCCGGCTTAAAGGAGAGCTGCATCACGGCCTCCAGGGCCGCCTCATCAAGCCCACCTCCGGCGCGTTTGATCAACTGCGGCCTATGCGGCCGGCCCTCGGGATCGACGAGCACCTCGACGATCACGAGCCCCTCGATACCGGCCTTGCGGGCCAGATCCGGATAGCGGATGAGCTGCTGCAGCCGCTCAAGCCCTCCGATGATCTCCGGCGGCTCCTCAACAACCACGAAAACCTCAGGCTCCGAAGGCGAAGGCGGCGTCTGCACGGGCGGAGGCGGCGGGGCTTCGGCTGGAGGCGCAAGCGAGGAGACCGGCGTCGCTTGTCCGACGACGAGCTCACTGGAGGCCGTTAAGACGGGTTCCTCTGCCAGCGGCTTCTCGTCCGGAACCGCGATCGGCACAAGCGGCAGAGGCGCAGCGGGGGGACGCTCCGGCTGCACGGTCTGTTCGACCAGCTGTAGCGAAACCGCCTCCTGCGGGGCTTCTCGGAGCAGAAACGATCCGGACGGAGCCAGGGGCAGCCGTAACAGCCCCGTTAACAGGCTCAGGGCCAGCGCCAACCCCACGGCCAGACGCAACGCGTACGTGCGCCGATCGGCGTGCGCGCGCACCAGCATCGGCCTCAGCCCGCGCACGGCCGGCAGGGCAAGGCCGCGGGCCCGACCCCGACGGCGAAGCGCAAGCTGCGCTAAGGTTTTTGCTGCCGCGATCATCGTTTCGTCTCCTTCCCGAGGTCACCTGTAGCGGTTTCTAACCATATGTACGCACGGGATGATGTGTAGTTTCAGATAAAAGAATATGAAATTTTGATGAAGCGCCTCCTGCGATTTTCCCTTGTGCGCGCTTGCGCGCAAGCAAAAAACCGTTACCTTTACGCAGAAAGGCCGTCTACTTGCCATGGTTTACTTTGCAGAGGAGTTTCGATCATGCGGTGGACATTAGCTCTGCTTTTGCTCTGGGGCGGATATCGGCTCGGATGGGCCCAGGTCGTTGTTGTAGAACGTCCGGTGCAGGCTCAGAGCCCGGATCAGGTGGTGCGCCAGGGCATGGCCTTTTCCCTGATCTTTAGCAACAACGGCTTCGGGATAGGCGGCTATTATTTGCGGACGCTCGACCCGGACTGGACGGGCTTTGCGAGTATAGAGATCGGCGCCGGCAAGGATGAAAAGGAGTTTCAGTTCGTCGTCGACTACTTCGGCAACACGATCGTGCCGGGCAAGCTCAATCGGCTGCTCGTGCTTCCGGTTCTAGTGGGCCTGCAGTACCGGGTCTTCCGCAACGAGCTTGTGGACGCGTTTCGCCCCTATGTGCAAGCCGCCATGGGACCCACCTTCGCGTGGAAGAGCCCCTATTGGAACGAGTCAGCGGGCCGTCCGTACGACCCCATCGGCGGGCTTCCGCACGGGCGGGCTTTAGGAGGCTGGACCGTTCAGCTCGGCGTAGGGGCCAACTTCGGTTCCAATTTCCGGTCCCTGCAGGGGGTAAGCTTTAGCTACGCGGTCCATTGGCTGCCGGCGGGGGTGCAGCTTATGATGGCCAGCCCGCGCCAGCGCGTTTTCGCCTCCCCGCAGCTTGTGCTCTATTTCGGCCGGATGTGGTAAGGCTACGCCCGGCTGAGCCCTTCGAGGGTTTCTGCGTTTTCCAGCTCTTGCACGTAGGCGGAGCTTAGGAAAGCGCGCGCGCTGAGAAGCTCCATCAGGTAAGCCAAAGAAGGCTTAAGGCCCGGGCGCACCATGGCGGGGTTGGCCCGGTACGCGTAGGCCGAAACCGCCTCGCCCTCGGCCGTCTCGACCGTGACGCGATGCCGCTCATAGGCGTGCGGCGCGCCCACGGCCAAGTCCAACCGTTCCAAATCCTCGGCCCGCAACGTGTAGAGCACCCCCTCTACGCGGGCGCCTGGCTCGGGCGCGATGTTCGCGTAGCCCTCTCCGGGGCGCGCCCCCAGTTTGTTGAAAACGAGCCGGAAATCCCGCAGCACGGCCCCGCGGCGCTCCTGAGGAATGATCCCCAGCCGGTGCAGGTTGGCCTCGTTCATGTTGTGTCCGTAGGCGAAGAAGTAGACCCACATACTCGATCGGCCTCGTTTCGGCGGAGAGTCGTTATTTTATGAGCGTGCCGCTTACGCAGTCGCCCTCTTCCGGCGGGCCCAGGCGAACGGGGACGATGCGGTTGATCAGGGCGGGCGCGTAGGGTATGCGAACCCTGATGTAGTTGTCCGTAAAGCCGGACATTTGTCCTGCGCTCTCGGTCGCCTCAAACAACACCGGTCGCATGCTTCCGGCGTGCTCTTCGTAGAAGGCGCGCCGCTTCTCGTATGCAAGCAGGCGCAGCCGCCGGTTGCGCTCCTGACGCACGGGCGCGGGCACGACGCCGTCCATTTGGGCCGCGGGCGTGCCCGGGCGCTCTGAGTACGTGAACACGTGCAGATAGGAGACGGGAAGTTCGGCCAAAAACGCGCAGGTCGCCTCGAAGTCCGCCTCGGTCTCACCCGGAAAGCCCACGATCACGTCCGCGCCGATGGCCGCGTGGGGCAGGCGCTTTTTGATGTAGAGGGCGCGTTCTGCGTACAGCCGCCTTCGGTATCGCCGTCGCATACGGGCCAAGATGCGATCTGAGCCGCTCTGCAGCGGGATATGAAAATGCGGCATAAAGCGTTCGGAGTCGGCCACAAAGTCGACGATCTCGGGCGTAAGCAGGTTGGGCTCTATCGAACTGATCCGGTATCGCGGGATGGGGACGCGTTCCAGCTGGCGCAACAGCTCCAGCAGCGAAGTGCCGATTTTGCGCCCGTAGTCGCCCACGTTGACTCCGCTTAGGACGATCTCCTGTACACCTTGAGAGGCCAGCTCCCAGGCCTGCTCCAAGACGCTTTCCAGAGGCAGGCTGCGGCTTGGACCTCGGGCCTTGGGGATGGTGCAGAAGGCGCAGCGGTAGTCGCAGCCGTCCTGCACCTTCAGGAAAGCGCGCGTGCGGTCGCCGAAGGAGTAGGCGGGGGCGATCTCCTCCAGGCCGTCGATGCAAGAGACGCGGATCTCGGGCTCGGGCTTTTTCCGAAAGTCCCGAACGTATTCGAAGAGCCGCAGCTTTTCGGCCGCGCCCAGCACCAGGTCCACGCCCGGGATCGCGGCGAGCTCTTCGGGCCGCAGCTGAGCGTAACAGCCTGTTACGATCACGTAGGCGGCCGGGTTTTGGCGCAGCAGGCGCCGGATGATCTTGCGGCATTCGCGTTCGGCGGCCTCTGTGACGGCGCAGGTGTTTATCACGTACACATCCGCCGGGTCTTCGTCCTCGACGAGCCGGAACCCGCGTGCGGCAAACTGGCGCCGCAGCGTGCTCGTCTCGGCAAAATTGAGCTTACAACCCAGCGTGCAGAAGGCCACCGAGGGCTCCTGCTCCGGGGCGCCGCGCCGATCGATCGCGCAAAGGGG
This portion of the Bacteroidota bacterium genome encodes:
- a CDS encoding TonB-dependent receptor: MMNRTVLTLLCLGFPLLAWAQEGTIRGRVTDRGTGEPLPGANVVLQGTTLGAAANLQGEYVIARVPAGTYTLVASFVGYRRAQEQITVRAGETVTVNFRLEIDVRGLEEVVVTGVASRTAKAIAPVSVSRISTANLEVSGQYTSLTQLVSGKIAGLQIVNPSGNLGGGFRFFMRSGGGLYGTGQPVIYVDGVRVTNTEITGFGVGGQQYSTLTGLNPEDIESIEVIKGAAGGALYGTSGQNGVILITTKRARGLSNALQIDYRSTFGYNEQARKYDPNIYLTADVANALFRRGPIQDHALSLQGTAGWTRYYTSLDLRREDGHLPSNSLFRRSFRANFDAYPSDRVSLKVNSFFSLTENDRPQNDNNVFGYLGNTLLTPRTWYFTDSLAVRSIENKFRENRFVGSLEMSWAPIQGLELRGVMGYDGLDTRNDATFPPNFTYTGRVRGERNIFQLSRNQFNYDFSARYTYPVAMLRATTILGTQAFIVTQRSFFVQKQNFGSELVKNVGAGLDFINANEAFSNAREAGLFLQQEFNWNDRIFFSGGFRWDFASAYGRDAGNIFYPRADFSVRLDQLGLLPGFFNLFNLFKARVAYGESGALPGIFDGQPLLWSPTPASGYGSGLVVSRFGNTAIKPERTREIEGGIDFELRGGYGLEFTYYRQYTTNSIVNFLLPPSQGTGVNSGGIPRNVGRIDAWGAELSVYATPVRTRNVQTTLNASFAYQDNRVKTLGGAADIFDAFSFTVIRPGLRRNSFYVPRVKGPRFDAQGRYIGFELEENGQRFDHGSPIPIYTGSVGLNVRLFRVFTLSGNGRYALGHKVLNYTLAFTSRSGDFMNNREYLELRRKLGLSIGTNVPRRFYENIPVLTPGTEEYRQAAERLVRLLGESATVENHIQPGDFFRLDELALSFDATSILRRLPGAQSLRSFVITAAGRNLFLTTKYNNPDPEVNFNGGITITNGQDFLTLPAPRVYTISLRVGF
- the thpR gene encoding RNA 2',3'-cyclic phosphodiesterase; protein product: MRCFWAVEISRTLWPQVEQLQQMLRRAGAAASWARPEQLHLTLHFLGEQPEAVLGALERIGRRATSQVGPFWLYSDAPGAFPDPNRPRVVWLGFREDENLKRLHRALGQELRAWGFRPEERPFRPHLTVARLKRPMPLRDLLERFPWEPVPQAVRELVLYKSELRPEGARYRALLALPLVGA
- a CDS encoding energy transducer TonB, which translates into the protein MIAAAKTLAQLALRRRGRARGLALPAVRGLRPMLVRAHADRRTYALRLAVGLALALSLLTGLLRLPLAPSGSFLLREAPQEAVSLQLVEQTVQPERPPAAPLPLVPIAVPDEKPLAEEPVLTASSELVVGQATPVSSLAPPAEAPPPPPVQTPPSPSEPEVFVVVEEPPEIIGGLERLQQLIRYPDLARKAGIEGLVIVEVLVDPEGRPHRPQLIKRAGGGLDEAALEAVMQLSFKPGRQRGKAVWVRFAIPVRFRLQDPTRPPA
- a CDS encoding gamma-glutamylcyclotransferase, yielding MWVYFFAYGHNMNEANLHRLGIIPQERRGAVLRDFRLVFNKLGARPGEGYANIAPEPGARVEGVLYTLRAEDLERLDLAVGAPHAYERHRVTVETAEGEAVSAYAYRANPAMVRPGLKPSLAYLMELLSARAFLSSAYVQELENAETLEGLSRA
- the mtaB gene encoding tRNA (N(6)-L-threonylcarbamoyladenosine(37)-C(2))-methylthiotransferase MtaB encodes the protein MQAEPLCAIDRRGAPEQEPSVAFCTLGCKLNFAETSTLRRQFAARGFRLVEDEDPADVYVINTCAVTEAAERECRKIIRRLLRQNPAAYVIVTGCYAQLRPEELAAIPGVDLVLGAAEKLRLFEYVRDFRKKPEPEIRVSCIDGLEEIAPAYSFGDRTRAFLKVQDGCDYRCAFCTIPKARGPSRSLPLESVLEQAWELASQGVQEIVLSGVNVGDYGRKIGTSLLELLRQLERVPIPRYRISSIEPNLLTPEIVDFVADSERFMPHFHIPLQSGSDRILARMRRRYRRRLYAERALYIKKRLPHAAIGADVIVGFPGETEADFEATCAFLAELPVSYLHVFTYSERPGTPAAQMDGVVPAPVRQERNRRLRLLAYEKRRAFYEEHAGSMRPVLFEATESAGQMSGFTDNYIRVRIPYAPALINRIVPVRLGPPEEGDCVSGTLIK